The stretch of DNA TTATGAGCCTTCCAATGAGTCCATTTTTAACCACTGAACAACAAGATTTTGTTGTCAACGCAATTAAGGCATAAGTTATGGTAAAAGTAGCACTAATCGGTCTTGGATCTATGGGTCAAAACCACTACAGAGTTTTGAAAAGTTTGCCAGAGTTTCAACTTACAGCATTGTGTGACATCCAGCAAACCAGAGAGTACGATGAGCCTTTTTACACGGACATTGATGAGCTGTTAGAAAAAGCAGACTTTCAAGCCGTTGTTATCGTTGTCCCAACGTTCTTGCACAAAAGCGTTGCACTTAAATGTTTAGCAAAAGGCAAAGATCTTTTTATCGAGAAACCTGTAGCCTCAAACTGCGAAGAAGCAAAAGAGATTTTAGAAGCAGCAGCCAAAGCAAAAGCAAAAGTATGTGTTGGATACATCGAGCGTTTTAACCCTGTTGTTGAAGCACTCAAAAAAGAACTTGAAGGCAAAGAGATCTACAGTATCGGCATCACTCGTGTTGGACCGTTTCCTCCACGTATCGCAGACGTTGGTATCTTAACCGACCTCTCCGTTCACGACATTGATCTTATTCGCTACATCACCGAACATGAAATCGAAAAAGTCTCTATCTACAAATCACAAAAAATTCATAATCACCATGAAGACAACGCTATTTTATCGTTTCAACTCAGCGGTGAGATCGTTGCAAGCATCACGACCAACTGGTTAACGCCATTTCGTAAACGCACCATCGAAGTCGCAACCAAAGAGGGTTACTATGAGGCTGATTTGATGGCGCAAGATTTGACGGAGTACTCAGAATACCAAAAAAATAACTCTTATGTCATCCGTAAAATCATGCTTAAAAAAGAAGAGCCTTTGATTCGCGAACACAAAGCCTTTGCACAGTATATTGAAACAGGTGATCGTCATGGTCTAAGTACCATTGAAGACAGTATGATTACCCTCGACATCTCTTCACGAAAGGCATAAATGGCACAAAAAGCGCTTGTACTTCTCAATATGGGAGGCCCTAACAACCTAGACGAAGTCAAGCTCTTTTTGTCCAATATGTTCAATGACAAAAATATCATCACCGTTAAAAGTGCTCTTTTAAGACGCTTTATCGCGTTGATGATCACCACATCACGAACTAAAAAAGCACAAGCCAATTACGCCAAACTCGGAGGCAAATCGCCGCTGGTTGGCTATACGGAAAAGCTGGTCGAGAAACTCCAACACGCACTTCCTTCTTTACATGTAAATTTTGCGATGCGTTATACTCCGCCATTTTGTGAAGGGGTTATTCGAGAGATTCAAGAGAAAGGGATTGAAGAGGTTATTTTATTGCCACTGTATCCACACTACTCCACCACAACAACCAAATCTTCCGTTGAAGATTTTAAGGATGTTGCAAAAGCGTTGGGATATACGGGGAAAATAAGCGTGATTGATCGTTTTTACGAAGATGAAAACTATAACCAACTTTTGGTCAAAAAGATCAAAGAAGCATTAGGAGAGAATGATCCTTCACAGATGGAGCTCATCTTTTCAGCACACTCACTGCCTCAAAAAATCATTGCAAATGGCGATCCATATGAGAGCGAAATCACGTTACATGTAAAGCACATTGAAAAGCTTTTGGAAGCATCAAATCTTCATTTTAAAGCGATTCACTTAGCCTACCAATCAAAACTTGGACCCGTTAAATGGTTAGAGCCTTCTTTGGAAACTAAACTCATGTCACTGAATAATAAAAATGCGCTCATTGTACCGATCTCGTTTACAATTGATAACTCTGAAACAGAATTTGAGCTAAGCATGGAGTACGCTGAAGTAGCGCATAAACTAGGATTTGAGCGCTATATAGTAGCAAAATGTCCGAACGACGATGAAGCTTTTGTAGCGTGCATTAAACACTTAATCGCTTATTGAGCATTATTTTGAATTTCAGCAGAAGGTGTTAAGTAACCATTATCAACCAGTTTTTCAATAATCTCTTTAAAAACGGGTACCGCACTTTGTGCCGCAAAGTAAGCTTGCTTTTTCTTGGCTTCACGCACTAAAACACCAATTGTATATCTGTTTTTCTTATCGTTAGCAAAACCAAAGAATGAACCGTTATAGACTCTCACATACTCACCATCTTCTGCAATGTGTGCCGTTCCTGTCTTACCACCAACTTCCAGCCCACTCATCTTTGTACCCGTACCAGTTCCTTGTTGAACTACTTTAATTAAAATCTTCTGCATACGCTTTGCCACAGAAGCCGGCACAACTTGAACTTCAGGCGTTTTTTCAGGAAACAGCTCTTGTCCTGTAGGTGAAACGAGCTTTTTAACCAATGTAGGAGCTAAGAGCCTTCCGTTATTATTGAAGGCATTATACGCCTTAATAACCTGCATAAATGTCGCATTCATACCATAACCATAGCCTACCGTCGCTTTATAGATAGGCGAATTAAATCGATTTAAAGATGGAATAACACCCGGATGCTCAAAAGGAAGATCAACACCGCTCCTGACAGAGAAACCAAAATCTTTCAACCCTTGATAAAACTCTATTGCATCTAGTTTTTGAGCGATCTGTGCTGTTCCTACGTTACTGGAATAGACGATAATATCTTCAGCACTGAGTTTATCCGCTTTATGGGTATCTTTGATAACCTTTGTGCCTAGTTTATAACTTCCGCCATACACATTGACAATATCATACGGGTTGATTTTATTGGCTTTTAGAAGTAGCGCAAACGTGATACTTTTCATAACAGAACCTGGCTCATAAATATACTCAATCGCTGAGATATTGAGCGCACCATAATCTTTTTTATCAATACCATCCGGATTAAAACGATTACTGGATGCTAATGTTATAAATTCACCTGTTTCACTGTTCATCACAGCAACAATAATCTCTTTGGCATCAAGACTTTTTTGATACTTATCTAAAACATTTTCAATAATTTTTTGCATTTTCAATGAAATGGTCAAATGCACATCATACCCATCATAACGACGTGATGAGATGCTGTTACCATCTAAAATAATCGCATTGGAAATATCTCGCGCACCAATCACTAAAGAGTCTTGTACGGAAGAGAGTTTATCTTCATAAAAACGCTCTATGCCTTTAACACCTGTGGATTTCGTGATATTGCGTTGCTCCATTTTCTTAACATATCCCAAAATCGGCGTTACCGAATCTCCGGAAGGATAGAGTCTGTATTCACCACTTTCAAGGACACTCATACCATGTAAAAAAGCCACACCTGTTTTAGGATCTTCGTAACTTTTGAAAACACCCAGTTTATAAAGCTTACGTGAAAGTTCTTGGAGGTATTTGGCACTTTTTGAATCAATTTTATACGACAAAACAGTCGTGCCTGTATTGTTATTCAGTGTTGCAGCAACAGCCTTAGGGTCATCGCCACTGTACAAAGAGTAGAGTTTAACAAAAAGATCAAATTTTTTCGGATCGATATTGCGGGTATCAACGATGGCTTTGTAGAGTTTTTGACTCGTCGCGATTTTAAAACCATCTGAACTGATGATATTTCCACGAAGAGCATAATTAACTTCACTGTGCTCTAGTTTGGGTAATCTTCGATCAATGGTCGCCCAATAAAAGAGCGTTCCAAGGAAGATAATAAATCCAATAAGAACCACAACAAATAAAAAGAGGATTTTGATTT from Sulfurospirillum arsenophilum NBRC 109478 encodes:
- a CDS encoding Gfo/Idh/MocA family protein, translating into MVKVALIGLGSMGQNHYRVLKSLPEFQLTALCDIQQTREYDEPFYTDIDELLEKADFQAVVIVVPTFLHKSVALKCLAKGKDLFIEKPVASNCEEAKEILEAAAKAKAKVCVGYIERFNPVVEALKKELEGKEIYSIGITRVGPFPPRIADVGILTDLSVHDIDLIRYITEHEIEKVSIYKSQKIHNHHEDNAILSFQLSGEIVASITTNWLTPFRKRTIEVATKEGYYEADLMAQDLTEYSEYQKNNSYVIRKIMLKKEEPLIREHKAFAQYIETGDRHGLSTIEDSMITLDISSRKA
- the hemH gene encoding ferrochelatase, translating into MAQKALVLLNMGGPNNLDEVKLFLSNMFNDKNIITVKSALLRRFIALMITTSRTKKAQANYAKLGGKSPLVGYTEKLVEKLQHALPSLHVNFAMRYTPPFCEGVIREIQEKGIEEVILLPLYPHYSTTTTKSSVEDFKDVAKALGYTGKISVIDRFYEDENYNQLLVKKIKEALGENDPSQMELIFSAHSLPQKIIANGDPYESEITLHVKHIEKLLEASNLHFKAIHLAYQSKLGPVKWLEPSLETKLMSLNNKNALIVPISFTIDNSETEFELSMEYAEVAHKLGFERYIVAKCPNDDEAFVACIKHLIAY
- a CDS encoding peptidoglycan D,D-transpeptidase FtsI family protein, yielding MEQSDAKKIKILFLFVVVLIGFIIFLGTLFYWATIDRRLPKLEHSEVNYALRGNIISSDGFKIATSQKLYKAIVDTRNIDPKKFDLFVKLYSLYSGDDPKAVAATLNNNTGTTVLSYKIDSKSAKYLQELSRKLYKLGVFKSYEDPKTGVAFLHGMSVLESGEYRLYPSGDSVTPILGYVKKMEQRNITKSTGVKGIERFYEDKLSSVQDSLVIGARDISNAIILDGNSISSRRYDGYDVHLTISLKMQKIIENVLDKYQKSLDAKEIIVAVMNSETGEFITLASSNRFNPDGIDKKDYGALNISAIEYIYEPGSVMKSITFALLLKANKINPYDIVNVYGGSYKLGTKVIKDTHKADKLSAEDIIVYSSNVGTAQIAQKLDAIEFYQGLKDFGFSVRSGVDLPFEHPGVIPSLNRFNSPIYKATVGYGYGMNATFMQVIKAYNAFNNNGRLLAPTLVKKLVSPTGQELFPEKTPEVQVVPASVAKRMQKILIKVVQQGTGTGTKMSGLEVGGKTGTAHIAEDGEYVRVYNGSFFGFANDKKNRYTIGVLVREAKKKQAYFAAQSAVPVFKEIIEKLVDNGYLTPSAEIQNNAQ